A segment of the Candidatus Andeanibacterium colombiense genome:
CATCGAAGAGGGGCTGACCGGCGTCGTCGGCCCCAACGGCTGCGGCAAGTCGAACCTGCTCGAAGCGATCCGCTGGGTGATGGGCGAGAATTCGCCCAAATCCATGCGCTCGGGCGGGATGGAGGACGTGATCTTCGCCGGCACCGCGCAGCGCCCGCCGCGCAGCTTCGCCGAAGTCGTGCTCCATGCGGAGGACGACCAGCAGGAAGACCTCGAGGTCGTCCGCCGGATCGAGCGCGGCGCCGGCAGCGCCTACCGCGTCAACGGCAAGGACGTGCGCGCGAAGGACGTGTCGCTGGTATTCGCCGACGCGGCGACCGGCGCGCACAGCCCTGCCCTCGTCAGCCAGGGCAAGATCGCCGCCGTGATCGCGGCCAAGCCGGCCGAACGCCGCGCGATGCTGGAAGAAGCCGCGGGCATCTCCGGCCTCCATGTCCGCCGCCGCGACGCCGAAGGCAAGCTCCGCCAGACCGAAGCCAACCTCGCCCGGCTTGAGGACATCATGGCCGGGCTCGACACGCAGATGGCCTCGCTCCGGCGCCAGGCGAAGCAGGCCGAGCGCTACAAGCTGCTCTCGGGCAAGATCCAGCTGGCCGAGGCGCGGGTGCTGTTCGCCCGCTGGCGCGACGCGGCCGCCGCGGCCGACGAAGCGCGCAAGGCAGCGCAGCGCGCCGACGCGCTGGTGGCCGAGGCGCAGGCGCAGACCAAGGAGGCGCAGACCGCGCAGGCCGAGTTCGCGTCCAGATTGGCCGAGGCCCGCGACGAACTTGCCGACCGGCGCGACGATGCGCAGGCGCATGGTCACCGCATGGCCGCGCTGACCAGCCAGCTCGAGGCGGCGGAGCAGCGCCTCGCCGATCTTGACCGCCAGAAGGCCCGGCTGGAGCAGGACCGCGGCGATGCCGACCGGTTGACGAAGGATGCCGCCGACGCGCTCCAGCGGCTCGAAAGCGAATTGCAGACGGCCGAACAGGCGCTCGCCGCCGACGAGGCGCGGCGCCCGTCGATCGCATTGGCGGTGGAGCGCAACGAAAGCGCCAGCCGCACCGCCGAACTCGAGCTTGCCCGGGCGACCGCCGACCATGCCGGGGTCGAGGCCGAATGGCGCGTCGCCGAGGCCGAAGTTTCGCAGGCGCAGGCGCGGCTTGCCCGGCTCGACAGCGAGGCCCGGCGGCAGGACGAAGCCCGCGTGGCCGTGAATGCGGCGGGCGATCCGGCAGCGGCGGTTGCCGGCGCGAAGGCCGCCGCCGAAGCTGCCGGTGCGACGCTCGCCAAGCTGCGCGAAGCCCTCGCCGGCCAGCAGGCGAAGAAAGACGCGCTCTCCGCCGCGCGCGACGAGGCCGCCAGCCTGTTCGCCGGAGCGAAGGCCGAACTCGCCGGGATCGAGCGTGAATTCAATGCGTTGCAGCGCGATCGTGAAGCGCGGGCGAAACAGGCCGCGAACAAGCACGGCCTCCCCGCCGCGCTCGACCGGGTGCGTGCGGCGCCGGGCTATGAGCGCGCGCTGGCGGCGGTCCTCGGCCGCGATGCCAAATCGCCTCTGGGCAAGCCCGAAGGCGATACCGAGGGCCGCTTCTGGGTCGGCAGCCCCGCCCCCGCCCCGGTCGCCGACAGTCTCGCCGCGCATGTTCCCGGCTGCCCGCCCGAACTCGCTGCCCGCCTCGCGCTGGTCCATGTGGCTGATGCCGACGATGGCCGCTTGCTCAAGCCCGGCGAATGGCTGGTCACCAAAGCGGGCGCGCTGCGCCGCTGGGACGGCTTCGTCGCGCGCGGCGAAGGCGCCTCCGAAGCGGCGCGGCTCGAAGCCGAGAACCGCTTCGGCGAACTCGAGGCCGAACTGCCCGGCCGCCGCGCCGCCGCCGAGGAAGGCGAGCGCCGGCAGGCCGCCGCGCAATCCGAACTGGCCGCGCTGCAGCAGGCGCTGATCGCCGCGGAACGCGAAATCGCGCAGGCCTCCGAAACCGAACGCGCGGCGTTACGTGCGCTCGACCAGGCGGAAGCCGCGCGCGAACGCCATGCGGCGCGCCTCGCCGAACTCGAAGCGAGCAAGACCGACCTGGCCGAACAGCGCGCCGCCGCCGAGGCCGAGCTCAAGGCCGCGCAGGACCGGCGCCTCGCGCTGCCCGATCCCGAAAGCGGGCGCGCCGGCCTCGCCGCAGCGCAGGCAAAGCACGAGGCTTCGCGTTCGGCCTTGCAGGCGGCGATGGCCGAACTGGCCGCGCACGACCAGGCGCTTGCCGTCGGGCGCGAACGGCGTTCGGCCCGCGCCGCCGACATCAGGGGCTGGGAAGCCCGCGCCGGCGACGCCAGCCGCCGCCTCGCCGACATGGCCGCGCGGTTCGAGGAAATCGACGAGGAACGCGCGGTGATCGCGGCCAAGCCCGCCTCGCTGGTAGCCGAAATCGAGCGCGGCGACGAAGTCCGCGCGCGGCTCGGCGCCGAACTCGCCGCCGCCGAGGCCGCGGTCAGCGAAGTCGCCGGCGATGCGCAGGCAGCCGACAAGCGCCTCGCCGATCTCACCGAAGCGCTCTCGACCGCGCGCGAGGCCCGCGCCGGGGCCGGCGCGCGGGCCGAGAACGAGGAACAGCGCCGCGAGGACATGGCACGCCAGTCGGGCGAACGCTTCCAGTGCCCGCCCCCGCTGCTGGCCGCGCGGTTCGAATTCGATGCCGAGCAGGTCGCCGGCTCGGCCGAGGAAGGCGCCGAGATGGACCGCCTCGGCGCCGAGCGCGAACGCATCGGCCCGGTCAATCTCGTCGCGGCCGAGGAACTCGCGAAGATCGAGGAAGAGCACGGCACCAACGCCGCCGAGCAGGGCGAGTTGGCCGAAGCGGTCAATCGCCTGCGCGGATCGATCGGCAACCTCAACCGCGAGG
Coding sequences within it:
- a CDS encoding AAA family ATPase, which translates into the protein MRIRKLKLSGFKSFVEPAELRIEEGLTGVVGPNGCGKSNLLEAIRWVMGENSPKSMRSGGMEDVIFAGTAQRPPRSFAEVVLHAEDDQQEDLEVVRRIERGAGSAYRVNGKDVRAKDVSLVFADAATGAHSPALVSQGKIAAVIAAKPAERRAMLEEAAGISGLHVRRRDAEGKLRQTEANLARLEDIMAGLDTQMASLRRQAKQAERYKLLSGKIQLAEARVLFARWRDAAAAADEARKAAQRADALVAEAQAQTKEAQTAQAEFASRLAEARDELADRRDDAQAHGHRMAALTSQLEAAEQRLADLDRQKARLEQDRGDADRLTKDAADALQRLESELQTAEQALAADEARRPSIALAVERNESASRTAELELARATADHAGVEAEWRVAEAEVSQAQARLARLDSEARRQDEARVAVNAAGDPAAAVAGAKAAAEAAGATLAKLREALAGQQAKKDALSAARDEAASLFAGAKAELAGIEREFNALQRDREARAKQAANKHGLPAALDRVRAAPGYERALAAVLGRDAKSPLGKPEGDTEGRFWVGSPAPAPVADSLAAHVPGCPPELAARLALVHVADADDGRLLKPGEWLVTKAGALRRWDGFVARGEGASEAARLEAENRFGELEAELPGRRAAAEEGERRQAAAQSELAALQQALIAAEREIAQASETERAALRALDQAEAARERHAARLAELEASKTDLAEQRAAAEAELKAAQDRRLALPDPESGRAGLAAAQAKHEASRSALQAAMAELAAHDQALAVGRERRSARAADIRGWEARAGDASRRLADMAARFEEIDEERAVIAAKPASLVAEIERGDEVRARLGAELAAAEAAVSEVAGDAQAADKRLADLTEALSTAREARAGAGARAENEEQRREDMARQSGERFQCPPPLLAARFEFDAEQVAGSAEEGAEMDRLGAERERIGPVNLVAAEELAKIEEEHGTNAAEQGELAEAVNRLRGSIGNLNREGRERLRAAFEEVNEHFQRLFTRLFEGGAAHLALIDSDDPLEAGLEIYAQPPGKRLQSLTLLSGGEQALTAVALIFGLFLTNPAPICVLDEVDAPLDDANIDRFCDLLDAMAKETDTRYLIVTHNAVTMSRMHRLFGVTMVEKGVSRLVSVDLGGAEQLLAAE